In one window of Camelina sativa cultivar DH55 chromosome 15, Cs, whole genome shotgun sequence DNA:
- the LOC104745044 gene encoding uncharacterized protein LOC104745044 has translation MPLFKIESAILVLDCKKKLDVCKKKTEEAYLDVAAEDEIERLQKELDEEIERECKLKDELRVVADELNDLNAQLDSIAEHKNSTKRKARDNLRDEKKLSMYASVTQVIPDIDDPSKISGYMVDREKRVIEKFQFETNEMTAYETCNSIWSIINKL, from the exons ATGCCTCTATTCAAg ATTGAGTCAGcaattttggttttagattgtAAGAAGAAGCTCGATGTTTGTAAGAAGAAAACGGAGGAAGCGTATTTAGATGTTGCGGCTGAAGATGAGATTGAACGTCTTCAGAAAGAGCTTGACGAAGAGATTGAACGGGAGTGCAAACTTAAAGACGAGCTTAG AGTGGTCGCTGATGAACTCAATGACCTGAATGCTCAGTTGGATTCAATTGCTGAACATAAGAACTCCACAAAGAGAAAAGCGCGGGACAACTTGAGAGATGA GAAAAAGCTATCTATGTATGCTTCTGTCACGCAAGTTATACCGGACATTGATGATCCTTCAAAGATCTCAGGCT ATATGGTAGATCGTGAAAAGAGGGTCATCGAGAAGTTTCAGTTCGAGACAAATGAGATGACGGCCTACGAGACATGTAACAGTATCTGGAGCATCATCAACAAGCTATAG